The proteins below are encoded in one region of Gallus gallus isolate bGalGal1 chromosome 12, bGalGal1.mat.broiler.GRCg7b, whole genome shotgun sequence:
- the MST1R gene encoding macrophage-stimulating protein receptor precursor (The RefSeq protein has 2 substitutions, 1 non-frameshifting indel compared to this genomic sequence) gives MGPRCLVCLLLLLAPSLLQAGAWQCRRIPFSSTRNFSVPYTLPSLDAGSPVQNIAVFPDPPTVFVAVRNRILVVDPELRLRSVLVTGPTGSAPCEICRLCPAAVDAPGPEDVDNVLLLLDPVEPWLYSCGTARRGLCYLHQLDVRGSEVTIASTRCLYSAAANSPVNCPDCVASPLGSTATVVADRYTASFYLGSTVNSSVAARYSPRSVSVRRLKGTRDGFADPFHSLTVLPHYQDVYPIHYVHSFTDGDHVYLVTVQPEFPGSSTFHTRLVRLSAHEPELRRYREIVLDCRYESKRRRRRRGAEEETERDVAYNVLQAAHAARPGARLARDLGIDGTETVLFGAFAESHPESRAPQHNSAVCAFPLRLLNQAIREGMDKCCGTGTQTLKRGLAFFQPQQYCPHSVNLSAPVTNTSCWDQPTLVPAASHKVDLFNGRLSGTLLTSIFVTVLQNVTVAHLGTAQGRVLQMVLQRSSSYVVALTNFSLGEPGLVQHATGLQGHSLLFAAGTKVWRVNVTGPGCRHFSTCDRCLRAERFMGCGWCGNGCTRHHECAGPWVQDSCPPVLTDFHPRSAPLRGQTRVTLCGMTFHSPPDPTAHHSLPGPYRVAVGGRSCTVLLDESESYRPLPTFRRKDFVDVLVCVLEPGEPAVAAGPADVVLNVTESAGTSRFRVQGSSTLSGFVFVEPHISTLHPSFGPQGGGTLMSLYGTHLSAGSSWRVTINGSECLLDGQPSEGDGEIRCTAPAATSLGAAPVALWIDGEEFLAPLPFEYRPDPSVLTVVPNCSYGGSTLTLIGTHLDSVYRAKIQFQGGGGGKTEATECEGPQSPNWLLCRSPAFPIEIKPVPGNLSVLLDGAADRWLFRLRYFPQPQMFSFGQQGERYQLKPGDNEIKVNQLGLDSVAGCMNITMTVGGRDCHPNVLKNEVTCRVPRDVDLTPAGAPVQICVNGDCQALGLVLPASSLDMAASLALGTGVTFLVCCVLAAVLLRWRWRKRRGLENLELLVHPPRIEHPITIQRPNVDYREVQVLPVADSPGLARPHAHFASAGADAAGGGSPVPLLRTTSCCLEDLRPELLEEVKDILIPEERLITHRSRVIGRGHFGSVYHGTYMDPLLGNLHCAVKSLHRITDLEEVEEFLREGILMKSFHHPQVLSLLGVCLPRHGLPLVVLPYMRHGDLRHFIRAQERSPTVKELIGFGLQVALGMEYLAQKKFVHRDLAARNCMLDETLTVKVADFGLARDVFGKEYYSIRQHRHAKLPVKWMALESLQTQKFTTKSDVWSFGVLMWELLTRGASPYPEVDPYDMARYLLRGRRLPQPQPCPDTLYGVMLSCWAPTPEERPSFSGLVCELERVLASLEGERYVNLAVTYVNLESGPPFPPAPRGQLPDSEDEEDEEDEEDEDAAVR, from the exons ATGGGGCCGCGGTGCCTTGtgtgcctcctgctgctgctcgccccatccctgctgcaggccGGCGCCTGGCAGTGCCGCCGCATCCCTTTCAGCTCCACCCGCAACTTCTCAGTGCCCTACACTCTGCCCAGCCTCGATGCCGGCAGCCCCGTGCAGAACATCGCCGTCTTCCCCGACCCGCCCACCGTCTTCGTGGCCGTCCGCAACCGCATCCTGGTGGTCGATCCCGAGCTGCGCCTCCGCTCCGTCCTCGTCACCGGCCCCACGGGCAGCGCCCCCTGTGAGATCTGCCGCCTGTGCCCAGCTGCCGTGGACGCCCCGGGGCCCGAGGACGTGGACaacgtgctgctgctgctggacccGGTGGAGCCGTGGCTGTACAGCTGCGGCACGGCGCGGCGCGGGCTCTGCTACCTGCACCAGCTGGATGTGCGGGGCAGCGAGGTCACCATCGCATCCACCCGCTGCCTGTACTCGGCTGCAGCCAACAGCCCCGTGAACTGCCCCGACTGCGTGGCCAGCCCCCTGGGGAGCACCGCCACCGTGGTGGCCGACCGCTACACCGCCTCCTTCTACCTGGGCTCCACCGTCAACAGCAGCGTGGCGGCGCGCTACAGCCCGCGTTCGGTGTCGGTGCGCAGGCTGAAGGGCACGCGGGATGGCTTCGCCGACCCCTTCCACTCACTGACGGTGCTGCCGCGCTACCAGGACATCTACCCCATCCACTACGTGCACTCCTTCACCGACGGGGACCACGTCTACTTGGTGACGGTGCAGCCAGAGTTCCCCGGCTCCTCCACGTTCCACACCCGCCTGGTGCGGCTCAGCGCCCACGAGCCCGAACTGCGTCGCTACCGCGAGATCGTCCTCGACTGCCGCTACGAGTCcaagcggcggcggcgcggggccgagGAGGAGACGGAGCGTGACGTGGCCTACAAcgtgctgcaggctgcccacGCTGCCCGACCCGGCGCCCGCCTGGCCCGCGACCTCGGCATCGACGGCACCGAGACGGTGCTGTTCGGCGCCTTCGCCGAGAGCCATCCGGAGAGCCGTGCGCCGCAGCACAACTCGGCTGTGTGCGCCTTCCCCCTGCGCCTGCTCAACCAGGCCATCCGGGAGGGCATGGACAAGTGCTGCGGCACCGGCACGCAGACGTTGAAGCGGGGGCTCGCCTTCTTCCAGCCGCAGCAGTATTGCCCGCACAGC GTGAACCTCTCGGCGCCAGTGACCAACACCAGCTGCTGGGACCAGCCCACCCTGGTGCCCGCCGCCTCCCACAAGGTGGACCTGTTCAACGGGCGCCTATCCGGCACCCTCCTCACCTCCATCTTCGTCACCGTCCTCCAGAATGTGACGGTGGCCCacctgggcacagcacagggacgTGTCCTGCAG ATGGTGCTGCAGCGCTCCAGCTCCTACGTGGTCGCCCTGACCAACTTCTCTCTGGGGGAGCCGGGACTGGTGCAGCACGCCACGGGGCTGCAGGGACACTCGCTGCTCTTTGCTGCCGGCACCAAG GTGTGGCGTGTGAACGTCACCGGCCCTGGCTGCCGCCACTTCTCCACCTGTGACCGCTGCCTGCGTGCCGAGCGCTTCATGGGCTGCGGCTGGTGTGGGAATGGCTGCACGCGGCACCATGAGTGTGCCGGCCCCTGGGTGCAGGACAGCTGCCCGCCCGTCCTCACTGAT TTCCACCCCAGGAGCGCGCCGCTGCGGGGCCAAACACGAGTGACGCTCTGCGGCATGACCTTCCACTCCCCGCCAGACCCCACCGCCCACCACAGCCTCCCCGGCCCCTACAGGGTGGCGGTGGGAGGGCgaagctgcactgtgctgctggatgAGAGCGAGAGCTAcag GCCGCTGCCCACGTTCCGTCGCAAGGACTTTGTGGACGTGCTGGTGTGTGTGCTGGAGCCGGGGGAGCCGGCGGTGGCGGCAGGGCCGGCCGATGTGGTGCTCAATGTGACGGAATCTGCTGGGACCTCGAGGTTCCGTGTCCAGGGATCCTCCACCCTCAGTGGCTTCGTCTTCGTG GAACCCCACATCAGCACCCTGCATCCCAGCTTCGGTCCCCAGGGCGGTGGCACCCTTATGTCCCTCTATGGCACCCACCTctcagcagggagcagctggcGGGTGACGATCAATGGATCCGAGTGTCTCCTGGATGGGCAGCCCAG CGAGGGCGACGGGGAGATCCggtgcacagctcctgctgccaccagccTGGGCGCGGCCCCTGTGGCCCTGTGGATTGATGGCGAGGAGTTCCTGGCCCCACTGCCCTTCGAGTACCGTCCCGACCCCTCCGTTTTGACCGTCGTCCCCAACTGCAGCTATGG GGGCTCGACGCTCACCCTCATCGGCACCCACCTGGACTCAGTGTATCGCGCCAAGATCCAATTTCAAGGTGGCGGTGGTGGGAAGACTGAAGCCACG GAGTGCGAGGGCCCGCAGTCACCCAACTGGCTGCTGTGCCGCAGCCCGGCCTTCCCCATTGAGATCAAGCCGGTGCCTGGGAACCTGAGCGTGCTGCTGGATGGGGCTGCTGACCGCTGGCTGTTCCGCCTGCGCTACTTCCCCCAGCCCCAGATGTTCTCCTTTGGGCAGCAGGGCGAGCGGTACCAACTCAAACCCGGCGACAATGAGATTAAGGTGAAT CAACTGGGGCTGGACTCTGTGGCTGGGTGCATGAACATCACCATGACGGTGGGGGGCCGGGACTGCCACCCCAACGTGCTGAAGAACGAGGTGACGTGCCGTGTGCCTCGCGACGTGGACTTGACCCCGGCCGGGGCCCCCGTGCAG ATCTGCGTGAATGGTGACTGCCAGGCACTGGGTTTGGTGCTGCCCGCCTCCTCGCTGGACATGGCTGCCAGCCTGGCCCTGGGCACCGGTGTCACCTTCCTGGTCTGCTGCGTCCTGGCCGCTGTGCTGCTCCGCTGGcgctggaggaagaggaggg GGTTGGAGAacctggagctgctggtgcaCCCTCCCCGGATTGAGCACCCCATCACCATCCAGCGCCCCAACGTTGACTACAGAGAAGTGCAGG TGCTGCCTGTTGCGGACAGccctggcctggccaggcccCATGCACACTTTGccagtgctggagctgatgCTGCAGGCGGTGGCTCCCCGGTGCCGCTGCTCAGGACCACGTCCTGCTGCCTGGAGGACCTGCggccagagctgctggaggaggtgaAGGACATCCTCATCCCCGAGGAGCGGCTCATCACCCACCGCAGCCGCGTCATTGGCAGAG GGCACTTTGGCAGCGTGTACCATGGCACCTACATGGACCCGCTGCTGGGCAACCTGCACTGTGCCGTCAAGTCCCTGCACC GTATCACAGAcctggaggaggtggaggagttCCTGCGAGAGGGCATCCTGATGAAGAGCTTCCACCACCCGCAGGTGCTCTCGCTGCTGGGGGTCTGCCTGCCCCGCCACGGGCTGCCCCTCGTCGTCCTGCCCTACATGCGCCATGGGGACCTGCGGCACTTCATCCGCGCCCAGGAGCGG AGCCCCACGGTGAAGGAGCTCATTGGCTTCGGGCTCCAGGTGGCCTTGGGCATGGAGTATTTGGCCCAGAAGAAATTCGTGCACCGGGACCTGGCGGCCAGGAATTGCAT GCTGGATGAGACACTGACGGTGAAGGTGGCTGACTTCGGGCTGGCGCGGGATGTGTTTGGCAAGGAGTACTACAGCATCCGGCAGCACCGGCACGCCAAGCTGCCCGTCAAGTGGATGGCGCTGGAGAGCCTACAGACCCAAAAATTCACTACCAAGTCAGACGTG TGGTCCTTTGGGGTGCTCATGTGGGAGCTGCTGACGCGGGGTGCCTCACCGTACCCTGAGGTGGACCCCTATGACATGGCCCGCTACCTGCTGCGGGGCCGGCGCCTgccgcagccccagccctgccccgaCACGCT GTATGGggtgatgctgagctgctgggcacCCACACCCGAGGAGCGGCCGTCCTTCTCGGGGCTGGTGTGTGAGCTGGAGCGTGTGCTGGCCTCGCTGGAAGGTGAGCGCTACGTCAACCTGGCTGTCACCTACGTCAACCTGGAGAGCggcccccctttcccccctgcCCCCAGGGGACAGCTGCCCGAcagtgaggatgaggaggatgaagaggatGAAGAGGATGAGGACGCGGCTGTGCGCTGA
- the MST1R gene encoding macrophage-stimulating protein receptor isoform X5, whose protein sequence is MGPRCLVCLLLLLAPSLLQAGAWQCRRIPFSSTRNFSVPYTLPSLDAGSPVQNIAVFPDPPTVFVAVRNRILVVDPELRLRSVLVTGPTGSAPCEICRLCPAAVDAPGPEDVDNVLLLLDPVEPWLYSCGTARRGLCYLHQLDVRGSEVTIASTRCLYSAAANSPVNCPDCVASPLGSTATVVADRYTASFYLGSTVNSSVAARYSPRSVSVRRLKGTRDGFADPFHSLTVLPRYQDIYPIHYVHSFTDGDHVYLVTVQPEFPGSSTFHTRLVRLSAHEPELRRYREIVLDCRYESKRRRRGAEEETERDVAYNVLQAAHAARPGARLARDLGIDGTETVLFGAFAESHPESRAPQHNSAVCAFPLRLLNQAIREGMDKCCGTGTQTLKRGLAFFQPQQYCPHSVNLSAPVTNTSCWDQPTLVPAASHKVDLFNGRLSGTLLTSIFVTVLQNVTVAHLGTAQGRVLQMVLQRSSSYVVALTNFSLGEPGLVQHATGLQGHSLLFAAGTKVWRVNVTGPGCRHFSTCDRCLRAERFMGCGWCGNGCTRHHECAGPWVQDSCPPVLTDFHPRSAPLRGQTRVTLCGMTFHSPPDPTAHHSLPGPYRVAVGGRSCTVLLDESESYRPLPTFRRKDFVDVLVCVLEPGEPAVAAGPADVVLNVTESAGTSRFRVQGSSTLSGFVFVEPHISTLHPSFGPQGGGTLMSLYGTHLSAGSSWRVTINGSECLLDGQPSEGDGEIRCTAPAATSLGAAPVALWIDGEEFLAPLPFEYRPDPSVLTVVPNCSYGGSTLTLIGTHLDSVYRAKIQFQGGGGGKTEATPRAYPQECEGPQSPNWLLCRSPAFPIEIKPVPGNLSVLLDGAADRWLFRLRYFPQPQMFSFGQQGERYQLKPGDNEIKVNQLGLDSVAGCMNITMTVGGRDCHPNVLKNEVTCRVPRDVDLTPAGAPVQICVNGDCQALGLVLPASSLDMAASLALGTGVTFLVCCVLAAVLLRWRWRKRRGLENLELLVHPPRIEHPITIQRPNVDYREVQVLPVADSPGLARPHAHFASAGADAAGGGSPVPLLRTTSCCLEDLRPELLEEVKDILIPEERLITHRSRVIGRGHFGSVYHGTYMDPLLGNLHCAVKSLHRITDLEEVEEFLREGILMKSFHHPQVLSLLGVCLPRHGLPLVVLPYMRHGDLRHFIRAQERSPTVKELIGFGLQVALGMEYLAQKKFVHRDLAARNCMLDETLTVKVADFGLARDVFGKEYYSIRQHRHAKLPVKWMALESLQTQKFTTKSDVWSFGVLMWELLTRGASPYPEVDPYDMARYLLRGRRLPQPQPCPDTLYGVMLSCWAPTPEERPSFSGLVCELERVLASLEGERYVNLAVTYVNLESGPPFPPAPRGQLPDSEDEEDEEDEEDEDAAVR, encoded by the exons ATGGGGCCGCGGTGCCTTGtgtgcctcctgctgctgctcgccccatccctgctgcaggccGGCGCCTGGCAGTGCCGCCGCATCCCTTTCAGCTCCACCCGCAACTTCTCAGTGCCCTACACTCTGCCCAGCCTCGATGCCGGCAGCCCCGTGCAGAACATCGCCGTCTTCCCCGACCCGCCCACCGTCTTCGTGGCCGTCCGCAACCGCATCCTGGTGGTCGATCCCGAGCTGCGCCTCCGCTCCGTCCTCGTCACCGGCCCCACGGGCAGCGCCCCCTGTGAGATCTGCCGCCTGTGCCCAGCTGCCGTGGACGCCCCGGGGCCCGAGGACGTGGACaacgtgctgctgctgctggacccGGTGGAGCCGTGGCTGTACAGCTGCGGCACGGCGCGGCGCGGGCTCTGCTACCTGCACCAGCTGGATGTGCGGGGCAGCGAGGTCACCATCGCATCCACCCGCTGCCTGTACTCGGCTGCAGCCAACAGCCCCGTGAACTGCCCCGACTGCGTGGCCAGCCCCCTGGGGAGCACCGCCACCGTGGTGGCCGACCGCTACACCGCCTCCTTCTACCTGGGCTCCACCGTCAACAGCAGCGTGGCGGCGCGCTACAGCCCGCGTTCGGTGTCGGTGCGCAGGCTGAAGGGCACGCGGGATGGCTTCGCCGACCCCTTCCACTCACTGACGGTGCTGCCGCGCTACCAGGACATCTACCCCATCCACTACGTGCACTCCTTCACCGACGGGGACCACGTCTACTTGGTGACGGTGCAGCCAGAGTTCCCCGGCTCCTCCACGTTCCACACCCGCCTGGTGCGGCTCAGCGCCCACGAGCCCGAACTGCGTCGCTACCGCGAGATCGTCCTCGACTGCCGCTACGAGTCcaagcggcggcggcgcggggccgagGAGGAGACGGAGCGTGACGTGGCCTACAAcgtgctgcaggctgcccacGCTGCCCGACCCGGCGCCCGCCTGGCCCGCGACCTCGGCATCGACGGCACCGAGACGGTGCTGTTCGGCGCCTTCGCCGAGAGCCATCCGGAGAGCCGTGCGCCGCAGCACAACTCGGCTGTGTGCGCCTTCCCCCTGCGCCTGCTCAACCAGGCCATCCGGGAGGGCATGGACAAGTGCTGCGGCACCGGCACGCAGACGTTGAAGCGGGGGCTCGCCTTCTTCCAGCCGCAGCAGTATTGCCCGCACAGC GTGAACCTCTCGGCGCCAGTGACCAACACCAGCTGCTGGGACCAGCCCACCCTGGTGCCCGCCGCCTCCCACAAGGTGGACCTGTTCAACGGGCGCCTATCCGGCACCCTCCTCACCTCCATCTTCGTCACCGTCCTCCAGAATGTGACGGTGGCCCacctgggcacagcacagggacgTGTCCTGCAG ATGGTGCTGCAGCGCTCCAGCTCCTACGTGGTCGCCCTGACCAACTTCTCTCTGGGGGAGCCGGGACTGGTGCAGCACGCCACGGGGCTGCAGGGACACTCGCTGCTCTTTGCTGCCGGCACCAAG GTGTGGCGTGTGAACGTCACCGGCCCTGGCTGCCGCCACTTCTCCACCTGTGACCGCTGCCTGCGTGCCGAGCGCTTCATGGGCTGCGGCTGGTGTGGGAATGGCTGCACGCGGCACCATGAGTGTGCCGGCCCCTGGGTGCAGGACAGCTGCCCGCCCGTCCTCACTGAT TTCCACCCCAGGAGCGCGCCGCTGCGGGGCCAAACACGAGTGACGCTCTGCGGCATGACCTTCCACTCCCCGCCAGACCCCACCGCCCACCACAGCCTCCCCGGCCCCTACAGGGTGGCGGTGGGAGGGCgaagctgcactgtgctgctggatgAGAGCGAGAGCTAcag GCCGCTGCCCACGTTCCGTCGCAAGGACTTTGTGGACGTGCTGGTGTGTGTGCTGGAGCCGGGGGAGCCGGCGGTGGCGGCAGGGCCGGCCGATGTGGTGCTCAATGTGACGGAATCTGCTGGGACCTCGAGGTTCCGTGTCCAGGGATCCTCCACCCTCAGTGGCTTCGTCTTCGTG GAACCCCACATCAGCACCCTGCATCCCAGCTTCGGTCCCCAGGGCGGTGGCACCCTTATGTCCCTCTATGGCACCCACCTctcagcagggagcagctggcGGGTGACGATCAATGGATCCGAGTGTCTCCTGGATGGGCAGCCCAG CGAGGGCGACGGGGAGATCCggtgcacagctcctgctgccaccagccTGGGCGCGGCCCCTGTGGCCCTGTGGATTGATGGCGAGGAGTTCCTGGCCCCACTGCCCTTCGAGTACCGTCCCGACCCCTCCGTTTTGACCGTCGTCCCCAACTGCAGCTATGG GGGCTCGACGCTCACCCTCATCGGCACCCACCTGGACTCAGTGTATCGCGCCAAGATCCAATTTCAAGGTGGCGGTGGTGGGAAGACTGAAGCCACG CCCCGTGCCTACCCACAGGAGTGCGAGGGCCCGCAGTCACCCAACTGGCTGCTGTGCCGCAGCCCGGCCTTCCCCATTGAGATCAAGCCGGTGCCTGGGAACCTGAGCGTGCTGCTGGATGGGGCTGCTGACCGCTGGCTGTTCCGCCTGCGCTACTTCCCCCAGCCCCAGATGTTCTCCTTTGGGCAGCAGGGCGAGCGGTACCAACTCAAACCCGGCGACAATGAGATTAAGGTGAAT CAACTGGGGCTGGACTCTGTGGCTGGGTGCATGAACATCACCATGACGGTGGGGGGCCGGGACTGCCACCCCAACGTGCTGAAGAACGAGGTGACGTGCCGTGTGCCTCGCGACGTGGACTTGACCCCGGCCGGGGCCCCCGTGCAG ATCTGCGTGAATGGTGACTGCCAGGCACTGGGTTTGGTGCTGCCCGCCTCCTCGCTGGACATGGCTGCCAGCCTGGCCCTGGGCACCGGTGTCACCTTCCTGGTCTGCTGCGTCCTGGCCGCTGTGCTGCTCCGCTGGcgctggaggaagaggaggg GGTTGGAGAacctggagctgctggtgcaCCCTCCCCGGATTGAGCACCCCATCACCATCCAGCGCCCCAACGTTGACTACAGAGAAGTGCAGG TGCTGCCTGTTGCGGACAGccctggcctggccaggcccCATGCACACTTTGccagtgctggagctgatgCTGCAGGCGGTGGCTCCCCGGTGCCGCTGCTCAGGACCACGTCCTGCTGCCTGGAGGACCTGCggccagagctgctggaggaggtgaAGGACATCCTCATCCCCGAGGAGCGGCTCATCACCCACCGCAGCCGCGTCATTGGCAGAG GGCACTTTGGCAGCGTGTACCATGGCACCTACATGGACCCGCTGCTGGGCAACCTGCACTGTGCCGTCAAGTCCCTGCACC GTATCACAGAcctggaggaggtggaggagttCCTGCGAGAGGGCATCCTGATGAAGAGCTTCCACCACCCGCAGGTGCTCTCGCTGCTGGGGGTCTGCCTGCCCCGCCACGGGCTGCCCCTCGTCGTCCTGCCCTACATGCGCCATGGGGACCTGCGGCACTTCATCCGCGCCCAGGAGCGG AGCCCCACGGTGAAGGAGCTCATTGGCTTCGGGCTCCAGGTGGCCTTGGGCATGGAGTATTTGGCCCAGAAGAAATTCGTGCACCGGGACCTGGCGGCCAGGAATTGCAT GCTGGATGAGACACTGACGGTGAAGGTGGCTGACTTCGGGCTGGCGCGGGATGTGTTTGGCAAGGAGTACTACAGCATCCGGCAGCACCGGCACGCCAAGCTGCCCGTCAAGTGGATGGCGCTGGAGAGCCTACAGACCCAAAAATTCACTACCAAGTCAGACGTG TGGTCCTTTGGGGTGCTCATGTGGGAGCTGCTGACGCGGGGTGCCTCACCGTACCCTGAGGTGGACCCCTATGACATGGCCCGCTACCTGCTGCGGGGCCGGCGCCTgccgcagccccagccctgccccgaCACGCT GTATGGggtgatgctgagctgctgggcacCCACACCCGAGGAGCGGCCGTCCTTCTCGGGGCTGGTGTGTGAGCTGGAGCGTGTGCTGGCCTCGCTGGAAGGTGAGCGCTACGTCAACCTGGCTGTCACCTACGTCAACCTGGAGAGCggcccccctttcccccctgcCCCCAGGGGACAGCTGCCCGAcagtgaggatgaggaggatgaagaggatGAAGAGGATGAGGACGCGGCTGTGCGCTGA